One genomic window of Garra rufa chromosome 24, GarRuf1.0, whole genome shotgun sequence includes the following:
- the cox4i1l gene encoding cytochrome c oxidase subunit 4I1-like: protein MLASRALVRGLQSGFWRKVSTSSAAWAAHTHDVDVLDCSIPQYNNRLDTPLPDVPFVRSLSAEQKKLKEKEKGSWTQLTKEEKLALYRLTHELSFAEMRQGSKEWMTVLGGVFIFLGFTGLLVLWQRVYVYGDVPHTLSPDSLAQQTQRMIDMRVNPVHGFSNKWDYEKKQWK, encoded by the exons ATGCTGGCCTCTCGTGCACTGGTGCGGGGACTGCAGTCTGGATTCTGGAGAAAGGTGTCAACTTCATCTGCCGCCTGGGCTGCACACACTCACG ATGTTGATGTGCTTGACTGCTCCATTCCTCAGTACAACAACCGTCTGGACACGCCATTGCCAGATGTGCCATTCGTCCGAAGTCTCAGCGCCGAACAGAAGAAACTCAAAGAGAAAGAGAAGGGATCCTGGACCCAGCTCACCAAGGAGGAGAAACTTGCTT TATACAGACTCACACATGAGCTGTCATTCGCAGAGATGAGGCAAGGTTCCAAAGAGTGGATGACTGTCCTTGGGGGCGTCTTCATCTTCCTTGGCTTCACAGGGCTGCTGGTGTTGTGGCAGCGTGTCTATG TGTACGGTGATGTCCCACACACTTTGTCTCCAGATTCTCTTGCCCAGCAGACGCAGAGGATGATAGATATGAGAGTGAACCCAGTCCACGGATTCTCTAATAAGTGGGACTATGAAAAGAAACAGTGGAAATGA